TATAGTTGACGCCAGCTTAAAAGAAGTGGTGGATATGGCTATACGTGGAAATCTCTCTTGGGTCAAAAAGGTGGAAATACTCCAACCCAGACTCCACATTGGATGAACTTATCAGGGAAGACGGAAGTTTATGGCATAGTAGGTTTTCCTGTCAAACACTCCCTCTCACCTGTTTTTCAGAATGCATTTTTTGAGTACCTTTCCTTAGATGCTGTTTACGTGCCTTTTGAGGTAAAGCCAGACAGTTTCAAAGAAGCCTTCTTGGGTCTTAAGGCTCTTGGTGTAAAAGGTGTAAACATAACAGTGCCTTTTAAGGAGAGGGCTTTTGAGCTTTGTGATCTTTCTGACGAACCTTCAAAGGTTATACGGGCTGTCAATACAGTTAAGTTTACAGACAGGATAGAGGGATACAACACAGACTGGATAGGTTTTCTCAGAGCGCTCAGAGAGCTTGAGAAGGAGCTTGAAGGTAAAAAAGTGCTGGTTTTAGGTGCTGGTGGCACAGCAAAGGCTGTGGTTTATGCTCTCAGCAGGGAAGGATGTTATATTTACATATTCAACAGGACATACGAAAGAGCCATTGAGCTTGCCAGAAACTTCTCCGCACAGGTGGTAAAAAAGCCTGAGGATGTGCTTGATGATGCGGACATAATAATAAACACCACTTCGGTAGGTCTATCAGATGATGATCCTCCTCTCTTTGATTACCAAATGCTAAGGGACCATCACATAGTTTTTGATGTTATATACAGAAGCACACCTCTTGTAAAAACTGCTTTAAAGAAGGGGGCAAAGGCTCAAAATGGGCTTTCTATGCTTATCTATCAAGGAATGGAGAGTTTTAGAATATGGACAGGCTTGGAAGCGCCTGTGAGTGTGGCTATAAATAGCCTTTCCGATTATGTGTTATCATAAAAAGCATGGACACTTTTGTCCTTGATACAAGTGTTTTTACAAATCCGGATGTATACCATCAGTTTGAAGAGGATCAACTGGGGGCTATAGAAAACTTTATTTCCCTTGCATCTCATACCAATGCTAACTTCTTTATGCCCACATCTGTGTATTACGAATTTACCAAGATGGTGAGCCTGGGGGACCTTGCTCCCAAATTTGAACTGGTGGTCAGAATACGATCACCAAGAAAGTGGGGGCTGATGGTGCCTGCCGAGTTTCTCTACGAGTTTATAGAGGAGGTAAGATACAGGATAAACAAAGGTTTGAGAATAGCTGAAGAACACACCAAAGAGGCTGGAAAGCTGGCGGAAGAGGAGGTGGGAAGGGTGGTAAACAGACTGAGGGAAAAATACAGAGAGGCGCTAAGGGCAGGCATCATAGACAGTAAGGAGGATGTTGATGTCCTGCTTCTCTCTTACGAGCTTGACGCCATACTTGTTTCTGGTGATGAGGGTCTTAGAAAGTGGGCAGACAGGGTGGGCATAAAACTCATAGACCCAAAAAACCTTAGGTACATAATGGAGAACCTCACCAAGGTAGGAAGGTAAGAGCTAATCTATTACAGACCCACCTTTTAGAAGGTGTCCCAAAAGACCAGTCATGTTGAGAAAAACTTTGTCAAACTCCAGCAGGTAATATCTGCCTTTCTTCTCCAACGACCTTTCGGCAATCTGGATATGTGCAGAAGCATGTTTCATCTGTTCAAGAAAGAGAAGGGCATTTTCCTTTTTGTTGAACCTACATCTGAAGGTTCTGTAAACCTTTCCTTCGGACCTCACCATCTGACATGCCTTGAATATGCCCTCCAGAAAGGCTTCTCCTATCTCCTTATAGAGGCTTTCATTTTTTTCGACCTGTTCTTCTTCTATAAAGAGTGCCAGTCTCAAAAGTCTATTGGTATAGTAATCTGCTGGTAGACCCAGCATGTTTAGGGATGTCACCTTTATGTCGTTGATGTTGGCATAGCTGGTTATGTACTTTACCCTTTTATCGCGCTCAGCATCCTCTTTAAACACAACCCCCTCTCTTTTCTCTTGGTTGAGCTTTTTCAGGAGGCGCTTTATCTCCTCTATCTGCGTCAGCTCAAACCTTCCAAACATCTCCACATGAGGAAGTCCGTATTTGTCTATAATCCTGAGCTTTTCCCTGTACGGTAAAAAGCCCTGCTCTCCCTTTTTCATAATATCAAAGACAAAGAAGGCTATGTCTTCTTGGATGTATGGGGGGAACTCCTCCACATAGGGATTTTCTGGACCTGCCACCTCCGCACACAGGACAAGATGGGGATTTTCTTCAAAGAACTTCTCACTTATAAACTCTCTCACTCTGTCAGTGGTGAAGGGGCATATGTATCCACCCCTTGTCAAAGTGTAAATCTCTCCTTTGTAAGAGAATATCCGAGTGTTGTATCCGTCCACCTTCTCCTCTACCCATACAGGTGCATTAAACTGCTCTGGAAGGCCAGTTGTGAGCTGAAATATTCTTCCTATGTGTGGGTAGCCCCACACCACAAAGTCCTTAAAGATGGCAGTACCTCTGGGTATGTCTTTGTAGTCATCGGTGAATCTGAGGTACTCTATATCCTTAAAAACTTCCGTTCTTACCTTGTTTTTCTTCAGTGCTTCTTTGACTATCTGTGCATCTATCATCAACAGCTTTATTATACCAATGTTGTAAATTTATATAGGATGGAGAGGATAAGGAACTTTTCCATAATAGCGCATGTGGACCATGGCAAGTCTACCCTGGCGGATAGGCTTCTTGAATTTACTGGAGCCGTGTCAAGGCGTGAGCTAAAAGAGCAGATGCTAGACACTCTGGAGATAGAGAGGGAGAGGGGTATAACCATAAAGCTCCAAGCTGTCAAGATGTTTTACAGAGCAAAGGACGGAAACACCTATACCCTACACCTGATAGACACACCTGGACATGTGGACTTTTCTTACGAAGTTTCAAGGGCTCTTGCTGCCTGTGAGGGGGCAGTGCTTCTTGTGGATGCAACGCAGGGAATAGAAGCCCAAACGGTAGCTAACTTTTGGAAAGCTGTGGAGCAAGACCTTGTGATACTACCCGTTATCAACAAAATAGACCTTCCTTCTGCAGAGCCAGATAGGGTAAAAAGACAGATACAGGATGTGCTGGGACTTCCCTCCGAAGATGTTCTGCTGGTATCTGCCAAGGAAGGCATAGGTATAGAGGAAGTGCTAGAAGCTATAGTAAATCGCATACCCCCACCCAAGGGAGACACCCAAAAGCCTCTAAAAGCTCTCATATTTGACTCTTACTACGACCAGTACAGGGGTGCTGTGGCTTTTGTGAGGATTTTTGATGGTGAGATAAAGCCCGGTATGCGCATAAGGCTGTTCTCCACGGGAAAGGAGTTTGAGGTGGTAGAAGTAGGTGCTCAAACACCCAAGATGACCAAGTTGGAGAAACTTACCACAGGAGATGTGGGATACATAGCCGCTTCCATAAAAGACCTTAGGGACATAAAGATAGGAGACACCATAACGGATGCCAAAAACCCTGTGGAAAGTCCTGTACCCGGCTTTAGACCTGTCAAGCCTATGGTTTATGCAGGTATATACCCTTCCGAAGGATACACCTATGAACAGCTGAGGGATGCACTTGAAAAGTATGCCATAAACGACGCAGCCATTCAGTACGAGCCAGAAACCTCCCCTGCGCTGGGTTTGGGTTTTAGAGTAGGCTTTTTGGGACTGTTGCATATGGAGATAGTCCAAGAGAGGCTTGAAAGAGAGTATGGCGTTAGCATCATCACCACCGCACCCAGCGTAGTATACAGGGTGAGACTAAAGAGCGGTGAGATAAAAGAGATAAGAAATCCCTCAGACCTCCCAGAAAACTGGGGCATTGTGGAAGCCATAGAAGAGCCTTTTGTCCTCCTTACCATCATAACACCCAAGGATTTTGTTGGCAACATTATAAATCTTTGTCAGGAGAAGCGAGGTGTGCAGCAAAAGTTTCTTTACCTTGACCCAAACACCGTCATGCTTGAGTACCACATGCCCCTTAGCGAGATCATAATGGACTTTCACGACAAGATAAAGGGATTATCTAAGGGGTATGCCTCTTACGATTATGAATTTCTGGGCTTTAAAGAGGAGGACCTTGTAAGGCTCAATGTGTTTATAAACAACCAGCCTGTTGATGCCCTTTCCTTTATAGTGCACAGGGAGAAAGCTTACAGAAGGGCAAGGCAGTTGGTGGAAAAGCTCAAGGAGGTAATACCAAGACAGCTCTTTGAGGTGAAGGTGCAGGCAGGGATAGGGAGCAAGGTCATAGCCTCTGAAAGAATACCACCACTCAGGGCAAATGTGACAGCCAAGTGCTACGGTGGAGACATAACAAGAAAGAAAAAGCTTCTTGAAAAGCAGAAGGAGGGTAAAAAGAGACTCAAACAGTTTGGGAAGGTAGAGCTTCCCCAAGAGGCCTTTTTGGCGGTGCTGAAGGTGGAGTGAAAACTCCTTATGGAGAACTTAGAGAAAGCAAGAAAGTTTATACAGGAGCTTGAAAGCAACAGGGTAAAACTAAAAAGGAGCTACGGCGTAGGCATTTATCTTTTTAACCTCCTCAAGCAACACCTGGAATCCACATATCTTAACCTTCTTAAGGAGTTTGACAAGCTCCCTATAGAAAAGCGCATAGGTATACTCAAAGTCATAAAAGGAAGACTCAGCCAGCCTGCCTACAAAAAGGCGGTGGATTTTTCTCATGTGGAGAAAAAGCCCATAGAGAAGTTTTTTCTGCCTATTGAAAAGGTCAGTATTCTTGACCAGAAAGAGAAGAAGCTTTTGAAAGCTCTTGGTATAAATGACCTTTACTCGGCTCTGTGGTATCTTCCTGTCAGATACGAAGACAGAAGGCTCAACAACTCAATAAAAACCACCAAGCCAGGACAAAAGGTAGCGCTAAAGCTAAGAGTGTTGGAAACAGGTTATGACCCTTCGGAGAAGTATCCCGCATATGTAAAGTGTGAGGATGGTACTGGCATTTTGTATCTGCGCTTTCGCTACAAAGACCAAAAGCCCCTTTATGCTTTCAAAAAGGGGTCTTATATAGTAGCCTACGGAAGACTCAAAGAGTTCAAAGGTGAGAAGTACATGGTGCATCCAGAGGTTTCCTTCCAAGAGGAAGAATTTGGCAAAATCCTACCCTTTTACTACATAAGAAGCAAAGGAGAGATAAAAGCCATATCTTCCAAAACCAGACACAGAAAGATAAGACAAGCCATAGGAAAGCTCCTTGAGTATGTCAAGTACATGCCGGAGTATCTTCCTGAGGAGCTACTGCAAAAGTATCAATTTCCAAATATAGCGGAAAGTCTTTATATGGCACACAGTCCTCAGGATGGGGATGAGGATGCACTCAACAGTCGCGCAACTCCTTTTCAGAGAAGGCTTATCTACGAAGAGCTTTTCCTCTTTCAGCTCCTTCTTCAAATAAGAAAGAGGCAGATAAGCAACCTTGAGGCAGTAAAGCTCTCCCACCCAGAGAAACATACGGAGGAACTAATCAGCACACTACCTTTTAAACTAACAGAAGCCCAAAGAAGGGTCCTTGAAGAGATAGCAAAAGACTTAAAGACGGGAAAGCCTATGAACAGGCTGCTTCAGGGGGATGTGGGGAGTGGCAAAACGGTGGTGGCTATGGCTGTATCTTACGCTTTTGCCAGAGAGGGCTACCAGTGCGCCATAATGGCTCCCACAGAGATACTGGCACAGCAACATTACGAGAACTTTAAAAGATTTCTTGAGCCCCTGGGGGTAAAGGTGGGCTTGCTGACAAGTTCCGTTAAAGGTTCTGCAAGAAATAGCGTTTATAGGCACATCTCTGCAGGAAATATAAGCGTTCTTATAGGTACGCATGCTCTTCTTCAAGACAGGTTGGAATTTGAAAACTTAGCCTTTGTGGTGATAGATGAGCAACACAGGTTTGGTGTGATGCAAAGAAGGGAGATGCTCAGCAAAGGTAAGAATCTTTTCCCTCACTGCCTTGTAATGAGCGCAACACCCATACCAAGAACTTTAGCTCTCTCCCTTTACGGTGACCTGGACATATCCATCATAGACCAGATGCCAGAAGGCAGAAAACCAGTAATTACAAAGTTGATATTTGAATCACAGATGGAAAAGTGTATTAGCTTTATAAGGAGCGAGCTTGAAAAAGGCGGAAAGGTATACGTGGTTTATCCTCTCATAGAAGGCTCTGAGAAGGTGGAGCTAAAGTCAGCAACGGAAAGCTACATGCTCTGGAAAAGTCTATTTCCAGACAGGAAGGTGCTTTTGATGCACGGCAGGCTAAAGGATCAGGAAAAGGAGGCGGTTATGCGGGAGTTTAAAGAAAGCGCAGACATTCTGGTTTCTACCACCGTGATAGAGGTGGGTGTGGATGTGCCATCGGCAACTGTTATGGTGATAGAGTCGGCTCATATGTTCGGGTTATCTCAGATACACCAGCTCAGAGGCAGAGTAGGAAGGTCAGAAAGGCAAGGGTACTGCTTTTTAGTGGTGCCAGACAGCCTCAAAAATACGGATGCTGAAGCCATAAAAAGGCTCAGGGTGCTGGTGCAAACGAGCGATGGCTTCAAAATAGCTGAAGAAGACCTCAAGATGAGGGGTCCTGGTGAGCTTCTGGGTGCTTCCCAATCGGGTTATTTTGGTTTTACTGTTGCCAGTTTGGCAAGGGCGGAAGATAGATACCTGCTGGAGCTTGCCAAAGAAGACGCAAAAGCAATGATAGAGAAGCTTAACCATATGGAAAACCTGAAGAAAGTCTTAGCTTACAGATACAAGGATAGCATAGATATGAGCTACATAGCTTGATCTATTCCACCACAACAGGTGGAAGGCATGCAAGAAACCTCAAGCCAAAGTAAGCGGTTCCAATTTTGAATTTGTAAGTGTATATCTTCACCGTATAGCTACCCTTCTCTACGAGACGTTCGTTTATATGGTTCTGGTCATAAACAGCCATAAGGCTTTTGTTTTTGCTCAAAAGCACCAGCACTCTATCTGTGCTCATTCTTATCACATACCTTCCACTACCCTTTAGCCTCTCACCCGGAAAAAAGTAACCACTTTCCGAATACACATAAGCGCTTAGCTTTACTTTGTCCGAGAGGGGCACCGCTCTATAAACATTAAGAGGATTTATATCGCTGCAAGGGGTGTCTTGAAGCAAGTTCCTTCTTCTTCCCAATATGAAGGAGTAGGAGGGAAAGTCGTAAGACATGAAGGATGCTATTATGGGCATATCCGAGAAAAAAGGTAAACACTCGTCAGCGCTATAAAGGGAGTACATGTCAGCAGGCTCTTTTAAAACCAAACTTTTGGGTAGGAACTCAAAAACCAAATAAGAAAGCCTTACGAGCAGTGGAAAGTCCTCATAACTCACGCCTTTTGTTTTTAAATCAAGAGATGCTTCTATCCCTTTTTCCTTCATAGCTTGAGCTAGCTTTTTAGGATTTCCCAGAGGAGCATTAAAAACTGTCTTTACATTTATGGCGAAGGTGCATCCTTTGCTTACAGGTATAGGGCTTGGGTGAGGTACGGAATAATCTATGTGGGTAAAAAAACTAAAAGGTAGAATATGATAAGTCAAAAAGCTCCACAGGTAGAGAGTCAGAAGCCATCTAATAGCCCATTGGTAAGCTTTCCTCCAAACCTTTGTAGTTTCTAAGCTTGTATATGTAAAAACTTCCTACCTCTTTGCCTCTCCAAAAGACTCTGTAATGCTCCTCCCATATTATACCATCAAAGGCTTTAAGCACTCTCTCCTCCGCGGGTGATACGCTCACAAATATGGCATCTTTCCCCATGTATGCCTTCATACCCCCCTTCCAAAGGTCATATTGGTTCATCCTTCTCCCAAGGTTTATGCAGTAAGTTCTTGGATTGCCTTTTGTATAGAAGGCAAGCTCTGCAGTAACTTGATACTGAGGTGAAAACACAAGCTCATTGCCCGTATAAAGCCGGCTCACCCTTTTACCCAGCTCCCTCCACCCTACTAAAAACTTGGTGGGGTCTCTCTCAGGAGGCAAAAGTCTTCCAAGACCCACCATATCCAGAAGAGGTGTAAAATGCAGGAAAATAAAGAGAATCAAAGATATGAGGTAGGAAGGCAGCAGCAGGATGCTTCTTGAGAGAAAGTAAGAAGTTAGCACAAAGCCAGAAAAGTAGGCAAATCCAGACCAGTTGGCTTCCACCCTCTTGTGGAGAGAAAGCACCAGAAAGAAGAAAAAAACAGGAAGGGAGTAGAAGGTAAAAAAGATAAGCCTCCTGTCCTTTAAACTTCTCACCCACGCGTAGAATAGTACAAAAAAGGGAATTAAGGAAAGGAGAAGCATCTGACCACCCAAAAACTCAAGAGTATTGGATAGACCAAAAAGCTCCTGGCTTTTTGTAGCAAGGGTGGAAACATGCTTAAAAGATACAAAGTTGTGAAGATAGTTCCATATTAGCACTGGAAGGGAAAGGAAAAAGGCAGGCAGAAGGCTAAGGTAGGGGTTTGGGCTTTTAAGGAGGTCTCTTCTGTAAAGAGTCATGTAAGCAAGACTAATAGGTAGAAGAAATACAGCTGGATACTTGCTTAAAAAAGCAAGACCTGCCAGCACTCCAGTGAGCAGCCAAAGGCTTGCTCTATTCTTTTCAAAAGCCAAGTAAAGGCACATGACAGAAAGGGACCAGAAGAAGATAAAGGGAGCGTCAGTGGTCATGAGCAGTGAGTTTATGGCATAACCAATAGTAAGCTGAGGAAGCGTTGAGGCTATAAGGGCAACCTTTTTATCAAAGATTTTTTTTACAAAAAGGTAGGTGAAAATGGAGAGCAAGAAGGAGAGCAGTATGGGAGTTATCCTCACTGCCAGCTCGCTGTTTCCCAAAAGCTTGCTACTCAAAAAGTTCATATATGCAACCATGGGGGGTTTGGAATAGTAGCTAAGGTCCAAGTTCCTTGACCAGTCCCAGTACTGAGCCTCCTCCGGCGAG
The DNA window shown above is from Hydrogenobacter thermophilus TK-6 and carries:
- a CDS encoding glycosyltransferase family 39 protein, with protein sequence MIYVLFFNLTLLAFRIFYVLYYPIDLSPEEAQYWDWSRNLDLSYYSKPPMVAYMNFLSSKLLGNSELAVRITPILLSFLLSIFTYLFVKKIFDKKVALIASTLPQLTIGYAINSLLMTTDAPFIFFWSLSVMCLYLAFEKNRASLWLLTGVLAGLAFLSKYPAVFLLPISLAYMTLYRRDLLKSPNPYLSLLPAFFLSLPVLIWNYLHNFVSFKHVSTLATKSQELFGLSNTLEFLGGQMLLLSLIPFFVLFYAWVRSLKDRRLIFFTFYSLPVFFFFLVLSLHKRVEANWSGFAYFSGFVLTSYFLSRSILLLPSYLISLILFIFLHFTPLLDMVGLGRLLPPERDPTKFLVGWRELGKRVSRLYTGNELVFSPQYQVTAELAFYTKGNPRTYCINLGRRMNQYDLWKGGMKAYMGKDAIFVSVSPAEERVLKAFDGIIWEEHYRVFWRGKEVGSFYIYKLRNYKGLEESLPMGY
- the lepA gene encoding translation elongation factor 4, translated to MERIRNFSIIAHVDHGKSTLADRLLEFTGAVSRRELKEQMLDTLEIERERGITIKLQAVKMFYRAKDGNTYTLHLIDTPGHVDFSYEVSRALAACEGAVLLVDATQGIEAQTVANFWKAVEQDLVILPVINKIDLPSAEPDRVKRQIQDVLGLPSEDVLLVSAKEGIGIEEVLEAIVNRIPPPKGDTQKPLKALIFDSYYDQYRGAVAFVRIFDGEIKPGMRIRLFSTGKEFEVVEVGAQTPKMTKLEKLTTGDVGYIAASIKDLRDIKIGDTITDAKNPVESPVPGFRPVKPMVYAGIYPSEGYTYEQLRDALEKYAINDAAIQYEPETSPALGLGFRVGFLGLLHMEIVQERLEREYGVSIITTAPSVVYRVRLKSGEIKEIRNPSDLPENWGIVEAIEEPFVLLTIITPKDFVGNIINLCQEKRGVQQKFLYLDPNTVMLEYHMPLSEIIMDFHDKIKGLSKGYASYDYEFLGFKEEDLVRLNVFINNQPVDALSFIVHREKAYRRARQLVEKLKEVIPRQLFEVKVQAGIGSKVIASERIPPLRANVTAKCYGGDITRKKKLLEKQKEGKKRLKQFGKVELPQEAFLAVLKVE
- the recG gene encoding ATP-dependent DNA helicase RecG — translated: MENLEKARKFIQELESNRVKLKRSYGVGIYLFNLLKQHLESTYLNLLKEFDKLPIEKRIGILKVIKGRLSQPAYKKAVDFSHVEKKPIEKFFLPIEKVSILDQKEKKLLKALGINDLYSALWYLPVRYEDRRLNNSIKTTKPGQKVALKLRVLETGYDPSEKYPAYVKCEDGTGILYLRFRYKDQKPLYAFKKGSYIVAYGRLKEFKGEKYMVHPEVSFQEEEFGKILPFYYIRSKGEIKAISSKTRHRKIRQAIGKLLEYVKYMPEYLPEELLQKYQFPNIAESLYMAHSPQDGDEDALNSRATPFQRRLIYEELFLFQLLLQIRKRQISNLEAVKLSHPEKHTEELISTLPFKLTEAQRRVLEEIAKDLKTGKPMNRLLQGDVGSGKTVVAMAVSYAFAREGYQCAIMAPTEILAQQHYENFKRFLEPLGVKVGLLTSSVKGSARNSVYRHISAGNISVLIGTHALLQDRLEFENLAFVVIDEQHRFGVMQRREMLSKGKNLFPHCLVMSATPIPRTLALSLYGDLDISIIDQMPEGRKPVITKLIFESQMEKCISFIRSELEKGGKVYVVYPLIEGSEKVELKSATESYMLWKSLFPDRKVLLMHGRLKDQEKEAVMREFKESADILVSTTVIEVGVDVPSATVMVIESAHMFGLSQIHQLRGRVGRSERQGYCFLVVPDSLKNTDAEAIKRLRVLVQTSDGFKIAEEDLKMRGPGELLGASQSGYFGFTVASLARAEDRYLLELAKEDAKAMIEKLNHMENLKKVLAYRYKDSIDMSYIA
- a CDS encoding RNA ligase partner protein, which encodes MDTFVLDTSVFTNPDVYHQFEEDQLGAIENFISLASHTNANFFMPTSVYYEFTKMVSLGDLAPKFELVVRIRSPRKWGLMVPAEFLYEFIEEVRYRINKGLRIAEEHTKEAGKLAEEEVGRVVNRLREKYREALRAGIIDSKEDVDVLLLSYELDAILVSGDEGLRKWADRVGIKLIDPKNLRYIMENLTKVGR
- a CDS encoding RNA ligase; translated protein: MIDAQIVKEALKKNKVRTEVFKDIEYLRFTDDYKDIPRGTAIFKDFVVWGYPHIGRIFQLTTGLPEQFNAPVWVEEKVDGYNTRIFSYKGEIYTLTRGGYICPFTTDRVREFISEKFFEENPHLVLCAEVAGPENPYVEEFPPYIQEDIAFFVFDIMKKGEQGFLPYREKLRIIDKYGLPHVEMFGRFELTQIEEIKRLLKKLNQEKREGVVFKEDAERDKRVKYITSYANINDIKVTSLNMLGLPADYYTNRLLRLALFIEEEQVEKNESLYKEIGEAFLEGIFKACQMVRSEGKVYRTFRCRFNKKENALLFLEQMKHASAHIQIAERSLEKKGRYYLLEFDKVFLNMTGLLGHLLKGGSVID
- the aroE gene encoding shikimate dehydrogenase; this translates as MNLSGKTEVYGIVGFPVKHSLSPVFQNAFFEYLSLDAVYVPFEVKPDSFKEAFLGLKALGVKGVNITVPFKERAFELCDLSDEPSKVIRAVNTVKFTDRIEGYNTDWIGFLRALRELEKELEGKKVLVLGAGGTAKAVVYALSREGCYIYIFNRTYERAIELARNFSAQVVKKPEDVLDDADIIINTTSVGLSDDDPPLFDYQMLRDHHIVFDVIYRSTPLVKTALKKGAKAQNGLSMLIYQGMESFRIWTGLEAPVSVAINSLSDYVLS